In Mucilaginibacter celer, one DNA window encodes the following:
- a CDS encoding alpha/beta fold hydrolase has translation MKKLPAYIGLLIFMLITGTTVFAQQSPSADNFYTAPDGVKVYYEVKGDGFPVILVHGFSGTSQGWKKGQLYADLLSAGHKVVILDQRGNGQSDKPHTDAGYANDAEAKDIMGLATALGLKKYDIVGYSRGSIITSRVFVLDKRVHKAVMGGMGDAYTNPEWPRRIHAYKALMGDTSFHDVDGMIKYIRSNPFDELALAYQQKWQPSTSKQELAKVKIPVLLIDGTEDHDNGDEVALQKLIPGSKLVHVPGDHNNASRTPEFSKAVTEFLK, from the coding sequence ATGAAAAAACTACCGGCTTACATAGGTTTATTAATTTTTATGCTGATAACAGGCACTACCGTTTTTGCTCAGCAAAGCCCATCGGCAGATAATTTTTACACTGCGCCGGATGGTGTTAAAGTTTATTATGAAGTTAAAGGCGATGGTTTCCCGGTGATACTTGTGCACGGCTTTTCGGGCACCAGCCAAGGCTGGAAAAAAGGACAGCTTTATGCCGATTTACTGAGCGCAGGCCACAAGGTGGTCATACTTGATCAGCGCGGCAACGGTCAATCTGATAAGCCGCATACCGATGCCGGCTACGCTAATGATGCCGAAGCTAAAGACATTATGGGGCTGGCTACAGCGCTCGGTTTAAAAAAATATGATATTGTTGGATACTCGCGCGGATCGATCATTACATCGCGTGTTTTTGTATTAGACAAACGGGTGCATAAAGCAGTGATGGGCGGCATGGGCGATGCCTATACCAATCCCGAATGGCCGCGCCGCATTCATGCTTACAAGGCGCTGATGGGCGATACAAGCTTTCATGATGTTGACGGGATGATTAAATACATCCGCAGTAATCCTTTTGATGAACTGGCCCTGGCCTATCAGCAAAAATGGCAACCATCAACCAGTAAGCAGGAGCTGGCCAAAGTAAAGATCCCTGTATTGTTGATTGACGGCACCGAAGATCATGATAACGGCGACGAAGTAGCCCTGCAAAAACTCATCCCAGGCTCAAAACTGGTACACGTACCCGGCGATCATAACAATGCCAGCCGCACGCCCGAATTTTCAAAAGCGGTAACAGAATTTTTAAAATGA
- a CDS encoding gluconate:H+ symporter yields the protein MALLTIFTCIVLLVLLVSWIKVNPFIAFLIVSIIAGLLLGIPINKVTASVQKGMGDILGQLLIIICLGAMLGKLVATSGAAQKIAESLVKAVSKKNINATGELHGNTSAQRIQLALVAAGFIIGIPLFYGIGFVLMVPLIFSVVYKYKLPAVYIGLPMLASLSVTHGFLPPHPSPSALVALFHGNMATTFIYGLMIAIPAIILAGPVFSRFLKKIPSEPLATFRAEELPEDKLPGTANSFLTALLPVILLMLTALFPYLNIQDPDAAKIIAFLGDPSIVMLIALLVATFTLGVKQGKTMGQLAGSFTDAVKDVALILLIIAGSGAFKEVLTASGVSTQIADQLQALNLPPLLLGWVIAAIIRISLGSATVAGLTAAGIVAPLVIQNHVNPNLMVLSIGAGSLAFSHVNDSGFWLYKEYFNLSIKDTIKSWSVMETLVSFIGLIGVSILNLFIK from the coding sequence ATGGCATTACTAACTATCTTTACCTGCATTGTTTTATTGGTTTTACTGGTTAGCTGGATAAAGGTTAACCCTTTTATCGCCTTCCTTATCGTATCCATTATAGCCGGCCTGCTGCTCGGTATCCCTATTAATAAAGTAACGGCTTCGGTGCAAAAGGGTATGGGCGATATTTTAGGCCAGTTGCTCATTATTATTTGTCTTGGAGCAATGCTGGGCAAACTGGTGGCTACAAGCGGCGCTGCCCAAAAAATTGCCGAATCGCTGGTTAAGGCTGTAAGCAAAAAAAACATCAATGCTACAGGAGAATTACATGGAAATACGAGCGCACAACGCATTCAGTTAGCACTGGTTGCCGCAGGTTTCATCATTGGCATCCCGCTGTTTTATGGTATTGGTTTTGTGCTGATGGTTCCGCTTATATTTTCGGTAGTTTATAAATACAAGCTTCCGGCGGTTTATATAGGCTTGCCCATGCTGGCCTCGCTATCGGTTACGCATGGTTTTTTGCCTCCCCACCCCTCGCCCTCGGCCCTGGTGGCGTTATTTCATGGCAACATGGCAACTACATTTATTTACGGATTGATGATAGCCATCCCGGCCATAATACTTGCCGGCCCTGTGTTTTCCCGGTTCCTGAAAAAAATACCATCCGAGCCACTGGCAACCTTCAGAGCCGAAGAACTGCCCGAAGATAAACTCCCGGGCACGGCTAACAGTTTTTTAACAGCCCTGTTGCCTGTTATTTTACTGATGCTTACCGCCTTGTTCCCCTATCTTAATATCCAGGACCCCGACGCCGCAAAAATCATAGCGTTTTTGGGCGATCCATCCATAGTAATGCTGATAGCCTTACTGGTAGCTACGTTTACCTTAGGCGTTAAACAAGGCAAAACCATGGGCCAGCTTGCAGGCAGTTTTACCGATGCGGTTAAAGATGTAGCCCTTATCCTTTTAATTATAGCAGGCTCAGGAGCTTTTAAAGAGGTTTTAACCGCCAGTGGTGTAAGCACACAAATAGCCGACCAGTTGCAGGCCCTCAACCTGCCGCCTTTGCTGCTGGGCTGGGTAATAGCCGCTATCATCCGGATCAGTCTGGGTTCGGCAACTGTTGCCGGGTTAACCGCGGCAGGTATTGTGGCACCGTTGGTTATTCAAAACCATGTTAATCCTAATTTAATGGTGCTTTCGATAGGCGCTGGTAGCCTGGCCTTTTCGCATGTGAATGATTCGGGGTTTTGGTTGTATAAAGAATATTTTAACCTTAGCATAAAAGATACCATCAAATCGTGGTCGGTAATGGAAACGCTTGTATCTTTTATCGGGCTTATCGGTGTAAGCATCCTCAACCTGTTCATCAAATAA
- a CDS encoding multidrug effflux MFS transporter: protein MNHELTSINPTTMTKQKYIILILILGSLTALGPFSIDMYLPAFTAIANYMHVSSDEVTLSLSSYFIGIGAGQLLYGPLLDRFGRKPPLYWGLGLYIAASLGCFFTTSLEVLIVLRFFQAVGSCAASVAAMTMVRDLFPVEDIAKVFSMLILVLGASPMLAPTIGSYISTHFEWQIIFLILTIIAVLILLAVIFLLPESYQPDPTYSLKPGPIIGNFLTVLKDAQFVTYAFGGAFAFAGLFAYVSASPIVFIDGFHLTKNQFGWLFAGLSVGFIGSSQLNSLLIKKYKSGQMINVSIICMVIISTVFFIGSLNHWFGLAATIALIFGVLCCVGICAPNTSALSLAPFTQNAGAASALMGAAQMAVGAGASIGISAIKIHSSLPMSVVMISSSVIALLIVFVGKRSIKHKVEASGDVVVGH, encoded by the coding sequence ATGAACCATGAACTAACATCCATCAACCCAACAACAATGACCAAACAAAAATATATTATACTGATCCTTATACTGGGATCGCTCACCGCACTTGGCCCTTTTTCTATCGATATGTATTTGCCGGCCTTTACGGCTATCGCCAATTACATGCACGTATCATCTGATGAGGTTACGCTTTCGCTATCCAGCTATTTTATTGGTATTGGAGCAGGGCAGTTACTTTACGGCCCGTTACTGGACAGGTTTGGCCGTAAACCGCCGCTTTACTGGGGGCTTGGGCTATACATCGCGGCATCGCTGGGTTGCTTTTTTACCACCTCGCTTGAAGTGTTGATTGTGTTGCGCTTTTTCCAGGCGGTAGGCAGTTGTGCCGCCAGCGTAGCCGCCATGACCATGGTGCGCGACCTCTTCCCGGTTGAGGATATTGCCAAAGTTTTTTCGATGCTGATCCTGGTGCTTGGCGCATCGCCCATGCTGGCCCCTACCATCGGCAGTTATATCAGCACGCATTTTGAATGGCAGATCATCTTCCTCATTTTAACCATTATAGCCGTACTGATCTTGCTGGCCGTGATCTTCCTCCTACCCGAAAGCTATCAACCCGATCCAACATATTCATTAAAGCCGGGTCCTATCATCGGTAATTTTTTAACAGTACTGAAAGACGCGCAATTTGTAACCTATGCCTTCGGCGGGGCGTTCGCTTTTGCCGGTTTGTTTGCCTACGTGTCGGCATCGCCTATTGTGTTTATTGATGGTTTTCACTTAACTAAAAACCAGTTTGGGTGGTTATTTGCCGGACTATCGGTTGGTTTTATAGGCTCGAGCCAGTTAAACAGCCTGCTTATCAAAAAATATAAAAGCGGGCAAATGATCAATGTTTCCATTATTTGTATGGTAATCATATCAACGGTGTTTTTCATCGGTTCTCTTAACCATTGGTTTGGATTGGCAGCTACCATAGCTTTAATATTTGGGGTACTGTGCTGCGTAGGCATTTGTGCACCTAATACCTCGGCGCTATCGTTGGCTCCTTTTACACAAAACGCGGGTGCAGCTTCGGCTTTAATGGGTGCTGCGCAGATGGCAGTTGGTGCCGGGGCCTCTATCGGCATTTCGGCTATTAAAATTCACAGCTCGTTGCCCATGTCGGTAGTGATGATCTCATCATCGGTTATTGCCTTGTTGATTGTGTTTGTTGGAAAACGATCTATAAAGCATAAGGTTGAGGCGAGCGGGGATGTGGTTGTGGGGCATTAA
- a CDS encoding glycine zipper domain-containing protein has product MKKLMIYMSLLIGISLFVDTNAGAQTKKGISKQGKGAIIGGAGGAVIGGLATHSAGGALIGGAIGAGGGYVIGNEARRREEKRKRAARIAWRRAHPHHHYTTTKTTVTKTTTYH; this is encoded by the coding sequence ATGAAAAAATTAATGATATATATGAGCCTGCTGATAGGTATTAGTCTGTTTGTAGATACCAACGCAGGTGCTCAAACCAAAAAAGGAATAAGTAAACAAGGTAAAGGAGCCATTATTGGCGGTGCCGGCGGTGCTGTTATAGGCGGCCTGGCTACGCACAGTGCCGGTGGAGCGCTTATTGGCGGCGCTATTGGTGCCGGCGGTGGTTATGTTATTGGTAATGAAGCCCGCCGCAGGGAAGAAAAAAGAAAACGCGCGGCACGTATTGCATGGCGCAGGGCGCATCCGCACCACCATTATACCACTACCAAAACTACGGTAACTAAAACAACAACGTATCATTAA